The genomic region CCCGCCGCTCCGACGCCACCCGCGCCGCCATCCTGCGTGCGGCCCGCGAGCGGTTCGCCGCCGACGGGTACGAGCGCGCGACCATCCGGGCCATAGCGGCCGACGCGCGGATCGACCCGTCGATGGTGATGCGCTACTACGGCAGCAAGGAGGGGCTGTTCGCGGCGGCGGCCGAGTTCGACCTGCGGCTGCCCGACCTGACCGACGTCCCGCCCGCCCGGCTCGGTCGAGTGCTCGTCGGCCACTTCCTCGACCGCTGGGAGGGCGACGAGACCCTCGCGGCGCTGCTGCGGGCCGCCAGCACCAACCCGGGCGCGGCCGAGAAGATGCGCGACCTCTTCGCCAGCCAGCTCAGCGCGGCCGTGGCCCGGTTCGGCACCGACCCGGCGACCACCGGCCGACGGGCCGGGCTGGTGGCCAGTCAGATCCTCGGCCTCGCCTTCACCCGCTACATCGTCCGTCTGCCGCCGATGGCCGAGATGACGCCGCACGAGCTGGTCGCCTGGGTCGCGCCGACGATCCAGCGCTACCTGACCGGTCAGCCCGAGGAGTGACCCAACCTTTTCCCGCCTCCCGTGCGTCTGCCAGATGACGCGGGTACGCGACGGCCGGGGAGGGGGCGGATGGCACCGACGGCAAGCGACGGGCGGGACGGTTACGTCGCCTTTGTGGAGAACCATCAGCACCGGCTGCTGCGCGCGGCCTACCTGGTCTGCGGCAACCGGCACCAGGCCGAGGACCTCCTCCAGGACGCGCTGCTGAAGCTGGCGCTGCGCTGGACCAGCGTGCGCGAGGGCGACCCGGCCGCGTACGTGCGGACGATCCTCTACCGGGACGCGGTGTCCTGGTGGCGGCGACGACGCCGCGAGTGGCTGAGCGCGCAACCTCCGGACCAGGTGGGCGCCGACCGGGACGGCGCGCTCCGACTCGCGCTGCACGACGCGCTCAGCCAACTGCCGCCGCGCCAACGGGCGGTGCTGGTGCTGCGCTACTACGAGGACCTGACCGAGACGGCGACCGCCCAGGTGCTGGGCGTGACGGTGGGCACGGTGAAGAGCCAGTGCCACGCCGGGCTGCGCCGGCTCCGCGAGGTGGCGCCGGAACTGGGCCGCGAGGACGGCCTGACCAGCGGGATGGAGGTGAACCCGTGAGCGAGGAGGAGCTGACCCGACTGCTGACGCTGGCCACCGAGGACGTACGGCCGACGCTCCCCGCGTCCACCGGCTGGGAGCGGGCCCGCCGCACCCGCCGCACCCGCCGGGCCGCCGGAGCCGTCGCCGTGGCGGTCGTCCTGCTCACCGCGGCCACGGCGCTGGCCCTGCGGCCCGCGGACCGGCCGCCGCCCGTCGGCCCCGCCACGGTGACCGCGGCTCCGGTCCCGAGCGCCTCGCCGGTGCAGCGGCCGCCGGACCAGTTGACCTATCCGGGTGGCCCGCTCGGTCGCCTCGGCGACCCGCCGATCGCGCCGCTGTCCGCCCGACCGGTTCGCCAGGCGCTGGCCCTGTACCAGCCGGTCGACCGGAACACCGGCGTCGAGGGACGGATCCGCGTTCTCGGCGACGACGGTCTCGTCCGGGATCTCGACGTGGTCACTCCGGCCCCGACCCGGGACGCCGCCGGCAACACGGCGGTCGCGCTGAAGAGCGGCAGCCTCTCGCCGGACGGGCGGCTGGCCGCGTTCGCCCAGACGAACGAGGTGATCGTGGTCGACCTGGCCACCCCGGGTGTCCGCCGCTACCCGCTCAGCGGCTACCTGGAGCACGTCGTCTGGGCCGGCGACCGGCTGCTCGTCGGTGACGACGACACCCTGTACGAGGTGGACCGGGGCACCGGCGCGACCCGGGAGGTGCCCACGGTGTCGCCCTGGGACGTGGTCACCCCGGACCCGTCCGCCCGCACCGACGACCTGCTGACGGTGGGTGGAATGCGGGAGGGGATGACGTTGAGCCGGCGGACGTCGACGGCCGCCGGCACGCAGCGACACGACCAGCCGCTCGACTTCCGCGCACTACCCGCCGACAACCGGGTCGACGAGTTCTACGGGCGTGGCTGGCAGCGCGGCGACCAGGTGGCCCGGGCCGGCTGGATCACCAGCGGCAACACGAGCGGGCTGGAAGGGGCCGCGGTGCTGAACACCGGGACCGGCGTGGTCACCCGCCTGCTCGACCTCGGCCGGGACCGCTGGAAGGGCTGCTGCGAGGTGCTCGGCTGGGACCGGGACGGCGCCGTGCTGCTGCGGCACAACCCGGGCGGGCTGGTCCGCTGGCAGCCGTCGACCGGGGCGGTCACCGGCGTGGTCCGCGATCTCTACGGCCAGGTCTCGCTCGCCACCGGCTGACCCCCGGCGGGCCAGGCCGTGCCCCGCGCGTGGGGCGGAAGCCGTCGCGCGGGGCCGGCCTTGATCCCGCCGGGCCGGTCGCCCGCTCAGGGGTCGAGGCCGCCGGGCCGGTCGCCGCTCAGGGGTTGAGGCCGCCCGGCTGGTCGCCCTTGGCGACGGGAGCCCGGACCAGGTTGCCCCACTCGGTCCACGAGCCGTCGTAGTTGCGCACCTGCAGGTAGCCGAGCAGGTGCCGCAGCACGAACCAGGTGTGGCTGGACCGCTCACCGATCCGGCAGTACGCCACAATGTCGTCGTCCGGGGTCAACCCGAGCTGGTCGGCGTAGATCGCCCGCAGCTCGTCCGGGGACTTGAACGTGCCGTCGTCGTTGGCCGCGGACTTCCACGGCTTGTTGACCGCCCCCGGGATGTGGCCGCCGCGCAGCGCGCCCTCCTGCGGGTAGTCCGGCATGTGCAGCATCTCGCCGGTGTACTCGCCGGGCGAACGGACGTCGACCAGCGGCCGCCCGGCGGCGACGTGCGCCATCACCTGCTCGCGGTAGGCCCGGATCGGCGCGTCGTCCCGCTGCGGCACCGGGTAGTCGGCCCGGGGCCGGGTCACCTTCTCGCGGCTCAGCTCCCGCCCCTCGGCGATCCACTTCTGCCGACCGCCGTCGACCAGCCGCACGTCCGGGTGGCCGAAGAGCGAGAAGACCCAGAGGGCGTACGCGGCCCACCAGTTGAAGTTGTCGCCGTAGAACACCACCGTGTCGTTGCGGCCGATGCCCTTGGCGGCACACAGCTCCGCGAAACTCTTGGCGTCCAGGTAGTCGCGGGTCACCTGGTCGTTCAGTTCCAGGTGCCAGTCCACCTTGACGGCGCCCGGGATGTGCCCGGTGTCGTAGAGCAGCACGTCCTCGTCGGACTCGATGACGACGAGGCCCTCGTCGCCCAGGTGCTCGGCCAGCCACTCGGTGGTGACCAGGCGCTGCGGATCCGCGTACGCCTGCAGGCGCGGATCAGGATCGCTCGGCACAGACATGATCCCCAACCTACGCCGGATCCCGGAGACCAACCGGAAAACGTGACCGGCCCCCCATCCGGCATAGTGGGCAGGGCTCGGTCGGGCCGCCGGGTCAGTCGCCGACCGGGCCGAGCGCCGGGCGTTTCGCGGTTACGGTGTCGCCGGACGACCGGCCGGTCAGCCGGCGCTTGAGCCAGGGCGCCAGGTGCTGGCCGACCCAGCGCAGGTCGGCCGCGCGGGAGGCGAGCCACGGCGTCGGTGCCGGGTGCGGCGGCACCATCAGCCACTCCTCGTCGCAGCCCACGCCCAGCGCGGTCAGCACCTGGCCGGCCACCCGGCGGTGCCCGGCCGGAGAGAGGTGCAGCCGGTCGGTGCTCCACAGCATCGGGTTGAGGTACGTGTCGTCGGCGTACAGGTCGACCAGGATCGCCCCGTGCCGCTCGGCGGTCTCGCCGACGGCCTGGTTGAGCAGCTCGACCCGGGGCGCGACCAGACGCTGGCCGGGGAGCCGGGCCATCACGTCGGCGAACCGGAAGACGATCACGTCGGCGCCGCCGGAGCGGAGTTCGCGGACCACCTCGTCGAACCGGCTGATCAGGTCCGCGCCGTCGAAGGTGCGGCGCAGCACGTCGTTGCCGCCGGCCGCGAAGCTGATCAGGTCCGGCTTCATCGCGACTGCCTCCGGCACCTGCTGGTCGACGATGTTCGGGAAGAGCCGCCCCCGGATGGCGAGGTTCGCGTAGCGGAAGTCCGGCCCGGCCTCGGCCGCCAGCCGGGTGGCGACCAGGTCGGCCCAGCCCCGGTAGGTGCCGTCCGGGTACGGGTCGTCCATTCCCTCGGTGAAGCTGTCTCCGACCGCCACGAAACTCCGCCAGCGCACCGGGCCCCCCTCAACGCTCCCTCGTTGCCTGCGGCGACCAGTTTTGCACCGCGACCGGCGGCCGTGGTTCCCCTCGCCGGCCGAACGTGGCACAGGTCATCGCGGCACGCCACCGGGCGGATCGACGATCGGTCTGCGGTACGGCCCCCAGGCGACGAACCGCTCGAACAGCTCACGAGGAGTCGGCCCGTCGTCCGGGTTCAGCCGGAACAGGTCGTGGGTCGCCTCGTGGTACAGCCCGGAGAGGTAGATCGCGAGGTCGAGGTACCGGCCGTCGTACTCGACCCGGAGCAGGAGCCGAGCCTCCGCGCAGGGCCACGGCCCGCCGCAGGCCCGGCAGAGCCAGAGCGGGCGTACGGGCTGGTGCGGCGGATGGCCCGGCGGGTACGGCCGGGGTCGATCGGCGTACGGCCCGAGGCGGGGCACCGGCAGGTGGCGGATCGGCAGATCCACGACGACCTCCTCTCCGGGGACACGGTCACGTGACACTGTGCGTCCGACTGACTACGGTCGGATAGAGATCGGCGGAGGTCGGGGCGAGGGCCGGGTGGGCGGCCGACCGGCCGGGAGGCGCGCCTCGGGGAGGGGTGCCGGTGTGGAGGAACTGTGGAAGGTGAACCGACGGCCGAGCTGATCCGGGCACAACTGCGGCGGCTGCGGCTGAACGCCGACCTGAGTCAGGAGGAGTTCGGGAAGCTCGTGCACTTCTCGGGCTCGCAGGTGTCCGCCGTCGAGTTGGGCCAACGGCCGCTCGACCGGTTCATCCTCGGGCGGGCCGACGAGGTGCTGAAGACCGGCGGCCTGCTCAGCTCCCTGCTGAAGATGGCCGAGCGCGACGGCCAACCAAGCTGGTTCCGCCCCTGGCTCGAAGCGGAGCGCAACGCCCAGCAGCTGCGCTGTTATCAGCCGAGCCTGGTACCCGGCCTGCTCCAGACCGAGAACTACGCCCGGGCGCTGATCCGGTGCGACGACGGCATCACCAATGACGAGGTGGAGCGGCGCTTGGCCGTGCGGATGGACCGCCAGTCCATCTTCCTCCGCGCCGATCCGCCCATGTTCGTGGCGGTCATCGAGGAGCCGGTGCTGCGGCGCGCGGACGAGGGCTTTCGTGGACTGATGACCCAGCAGATCGACCATCTGATCGGGTGCGCGGAGAACCCGCACATCAGCGTGCACGTCATTCCCGCGGTGGTCAGTGTGCACGTCGGCCTGGTCGGGCCCTTCGTTCTGGCCCTCGGCAACGATGGCGGATGGATCGGTCACCTGGAGACCCAGCTCGGCGGCATGGTGGTCGACAGGGATGAGGATCTGTCTATCCTGCTGTCGAGGTGGGAGAGCGTCCGAAGTGAGGCACTGCCTCGCCGGCAGTCGATCGAGCTGATGAAGGAAGTGATGACGTCATGGAGCTGATCGGAGCCGTCTGGCGCACGTCCACTCGCAGCGGCACCCAGGGCGAGTGCGTCGAGGTGGCCGACAACTTGCCCGGTGTGGTGCTCGTGCGCGACAGCAAGGATCGGTCCGGCGCGGTGCTCACCCTCGACCCGCGGACCTGGCGGTCGTTCGTGGAGTACGCCAAGCGCCACTGACCAAGGTCCACTCCGTGTCAGCGATATCGCGGTATCCCCGACACTCGGACACCCCGATATCAGGGATACGGAGTCGATCACCGACAAACCCCGGCACGGTTTGACCGAGCCTCGGCACGGTTTGGCCGAATCCCCGGCGCCGGTTCACGGAAAGGCCCCCGGCGCGGTCGCCGAGGGCCTTCCGTGACGGTCGCGGGTGACCTAGCCGGCCACCCCGAGGATCTGCATGTCCTTCAGCGCCGCGGGCTCGGCCGACTCACTGATCTTCCGCCCCTCGGCGTCGACCAGCACCACCGCGAAGCCGCCACCCGACTTCACCCGGGCCACCAGAGTCCCGTCCGCCTGGAAGTACACCTGCCGCAGTTCCCGCCCGCCGAGCGGCAGCCGCACCTCCTTGCCGGTGCGCGTGTCGAGCACGACGTTGGCGTCCAGTTCCCGGGCCACGTCGCCGGCCTCCATGTCCGGGCTGCGGCGGTGGAGCGCGATCCGTCCACCGTCCGGCGAGAGGCTGGCCAGGTCGAAGCTGCGGTAGTTCGAACCGCTACCGAGACCGGGGATGGCACGTCGGACCGGGCCGTCGAGGCGGGTGAGCAGCACCGCACCGGTCGAGCCGTCGGCGTACGCGATGAAGTCGCCGTCCGCGGACCAGACGGGGTGGCATCCCGGCAGCTCGCCCGACTCGGTGAACGTGCCGGAGGCGACGTCGATGACGCCGGCCCGGTAGTCGTCCGGGTGGGTCTTGGTGAGCGTGCCGATCGCGAGCCGCCGCGAGTCCGGCGACCAGGCCGGGGTCCAGCAGTGCCGGTCGACACCGTCCCGCAGCTTCCGCTTTCCGGAACCGTCCACGTCGGACACCCAGAGCGCGTCCTCGACGACCCAGGCCACCCGGCGGCCGTCGGGAGACACCGCCGCGTTGAGCACGGCGACCTCCCGTGGGATCGCCAGCAGTTGCTTCGGCCCACTGCCCGGCTGCCACGAGTAGAGGTGGGCGGTGGGGCTGCTGCCCTCGCCGAGGGTGCCCGGGCCGGGGCCGTACTGGAGCCGGCCGATGGTCGCGGTGGGCGCCGCCGGCGGGGTGGGCGTGCTGGGCGCGACCGACGGCGTCGGCGGAGCGGGTGGAGCCGGCGGAGTGGTGTCGACGATCGACGGGGAGTCGGCGGGCAGCGGCGTCGGCGCGGTCGCGTCCGGGCGGATGGCGAAGGCGGTGCCGGTCGCCGCTCCGACGAGCACGAACGCCGCCGCGGTGGTGGCCACGGCCCGCTGGATGCCGAGCCGGCGGGAGGTCCGCAACGCGCGGTCCCGCAGGTCGACCGGAGTGACCTCGTCGGCCAGGCTGGCCAGGTCGAGCCGGAGACGGTCGTCGTTCATCGGGTGCTCCCTTCCAGGACGTACAGCTCGGCGAGTTCGGGGGCGACGGTGCGCAACTTGGCCAGCGCCTTGGCGGTCTGGCTCTTGACGGTGCCAACGGTGACGCCGAGCAGGTCGGCGGCCTCGACCTCGGTGCGGTCCTCGAAGAAGCGCAGCACCAGCACGGCGCGCTGCTTCGCGGAGAGCCTGGCCAGCGCGGCCCGCAGGGTGAGCCGCAGGGTCGTCTGGTGGGCGTGGTCGGGGGCCGAGTCGCCTCCGCGTGGCTCGGGCAGGTCGCCCGGCATCGACTCGGCCACCCGGCGCCGCCGCCACCAGGAGACCTGGAGGTGGTACATCGTCCGGCGGGTGTACGCCTCGGCGTTGCCGCTGTGGTGCAGCCGGTTCCACGAGCGGTGGGTCCTGGCCAGCGCCGACTGGACCAGGTCCTCGGCGAGGTGCTGGTCGCCGGTCAACAGGTAGGCCGAGCGCAGCAGCGCCGGCGTTCGGGTACGGACGAACGAGTCGAACTCACTCAGCAGAGGGTCCACACGAGCCGATCCTTGGGGGTAGTGGTGCGCAGCATTCTGACGCCCTCCCAGACGCCTCCCCGGGCGACGGTGGTTGCCGTTCCGCACGCCGATTTCCGACAGTCCCGGCCGGCAACCCGGACGAATTGCGTCGCCGCCGCGGAACCGCCGGTCGTACGCTGCGGCAATGCTGCTACGGATGTCGACCCTGCTGCTCCGGACCCTGCGCGAGGACCCGGCGGACGCGGAGGTGCCGAGCCATCGGCTGCTGCTGCGCGCCGGCTACGTCCGCCGCGCCGCCCCGGGCGGCTACACGTGGCTGCCGCTCGGCAAGCTGGTGCTGGACCGGATCGCCGCGGTGGTGCGTTCGGAGATCACCGCGATCGGCGACCAGGAGGTGCACTTCCCGGCGCTGCTGCCGGCGGAGCCGTACCGGACCAGCGGCCGGTGGACGGAGTACGG from Micromonospora sp. WMMD812 harbors:
- a CDS encoding SigE family RNA polymerase sigma factor, with the translated sequence MAPTASDGRDGYVAFVENHQHRLLRAAYLVCGNRHQAEDLLQDALLKLALRWTSVREGDPAAYVRTILYRDAVSWWRRRRREWLSAQPPDQVGADRDGALRLALHDALSQLPPRQRAVLVLRYYEDLTETATAQVLGVTVGTVKSQCHAGLRRLREVAPELGREDGLTSGMEVNP
- a CDS encoding SGNH/GDSL hydrolase family protein, translating into MRWRSFVAVGDSFTEGMDDPYPDGTYRGWADLVATRLAAEAGPDFRYANLAIRGRLFPNIVDQQVPEAVAMKPDLISFAAGGNDVLRRTFDGADLISRFDEVVRELRSGGADVIVFRFADVMARLPGQRLVAPRVELLNQAVGETAERHGAILVDLYADDTYLNPMLWSTDRLHLSPAGHRRVAGQVLTALGVGCDEEWLMVPPHPAPTPWLASRAADLRWVGQHLAPWLKRRLTGRSSGDTVTAKRPALGPVGD
- a CDS encoding SigE family RNA polymerase sigma factor, with translation MDPLLSEFDSFVRTRTPALLRSAYLLTGDQHLAEDLVQSALARTHRSWNRLHHSGNAEAYTRRTMYHLQVSWWRRRRVAESMPGDLPEPRGGDSAPDHAHQTTLRLTLRAALARLSAKQRAVLVLRFFEDRTEVEAADLLGVTVGTVKSQTAKALAKLRTVAPELAELYVLEGSTR
- a CDS encoding DUF397 domain-containing protein — translated: MELIGAVWRTSTRSGTQGECVEVADNLPGVVLVRDSKDRSGAVLTLDPRTWRSFVEYAKRH
- a CDS encoding helix-turn-helix transcriptional regulator yields the protein MEGEPTAELIRAQLRRLRLNADLSQEEFGKLVHFSGSQVSAVELGQRPLDRFILGRADEVLKTGGLLSSLLKMAERDGQPSWFRPWLEAERNAQQLRCYQPSLVPGLLQTENYARALIRCDDGITNDEVERRLAVRMDRQSIFLRADPPMFVAVIEEPVLRRADEGFRGLMTQQIDHLIGCAENPHISVHVIPAVVSVHVGLVGPFVLALGNDGGWIGHLETQLGGMVVDRDEDLSILLSRWESVRSEALPRRQSIELMKEVMTSWS
- a CDS encoding sulfurtransferase produces the protein MSVPSDPDPRLQAYADPQRLVTTEWLAEHLGDEGLVVIESDEDVLLYDTGHIPGAVKVDWHLELNDQVTRDYLDAKSFAELCAAKGIGRNDTVVFYGDNFNWWAAYALWVFSLFGHPDVRLVDGGRQKWIAEGRELSREKVTRPRADYPVPQRDDAPIRAYREQVMAHVAAGRPLVDVRSPGEYTGEMLHMPDYPQEGALRGGHIPGAVNKPWKSAANDDGTFKSPDELRAIYADQLGLTPDDDIVAYCRIGERSSHTWFVLRHLLGYLQVRNYDGSWTEWGNLVRAPVAKGDQPGGLNP
- a CDS encoding TetR family transcriptional regulator, with the translated sequence MTAAAPRTRRSDATRAAILRAARERFAADGYERATIRAIAADARIDPSMVMRYYGSKEGLFAAAAEFDLRLPDLTDVPPARLGRVLVGHFLDRWEGDETLAALLRAASTNPGAAEKMRDLFASQLSAAVARFGTDPATTGRRAGLVASQILGLAFTRYIVRLPPMAEMTPHELVAWVAPTIQRYLTGQPEE